TTGTCGGAGCGTGCTATTGAGCGTCAGTGAGTTAATGATAATGGAAGTCATCCCAGGAAGCCTGTATTTTTTTCGCTTTAGGAGTTTATCCCAAAACAAAGTACTTGCCGAAGGAATTTCTTTAATATCCGTAAGTCTGACAGATGGACCTGATAATGCTATGGCGATGACATGTCCTACTGGATAGCTATACATGGGCTCAATAGGCAGATTGTCCACCACTCCGCCATCAACATGGAGCTCTTTGTCTATGATCACCGGAGGAAATACACCAGGAATGGCAATACTGGCCAAAACTCTTTGCTGCGCCAAACCACTTTTATGAATACTGACAGAAGATGTTGAAAAATTAGAAGATACACAATATGAAGAAATCCAAAAATCTTCAATCTGGGTATCACCAAATAAATATTTAAGGTGATGGACCAGTTTTTTTCCTGACAAAAGAGAAATTATTGGAATGGTAAGGTCATTTGAAATTAATCTCTTTTTTGCAGCTTGTTCGGTATGAAATTCAATTTTTTGATAATCAAAATCACAAAAGGAGATAGCTAATCCATAAAGGGCTCCTGCGCTTGTGCCCCCAAGAATATCCACAGGTATTCCAGTATCTAAAACAGCTTTTACCGCTCCGATATGTGCAAAGCCCTTAGCACCGCCTCCACCCAAGACCAAACCTACTGCCTGATTTCTTACTATTCTGCAAAATCTGCCTACATCAACAATGTTATTTTTTCTGAAGTGGATATGTAAATCCAATTTCCTATCCTTGAGCCATTTGCTGGTTCCTTCGGGTTGGCTTGCATTTTCAGGATGTAATAGCAGTAAGTATATTTTTTTATTCAGTATATTGTTTTGATAGAGCAGATGGTCCCTTTCGATTTTATATAATTGGTTGGACGCATAAAAGTCAGTTGCTATAATGATCAAGTCTGCATACATTAGACATTTATTGGTCCATTCGGGCTCATTTTCGCTACAAACCATAAAATTTAGTCCTTCGTTATTTTCAATGGACACAAACGCCTCATCGTAATTTTCTTTTGATATATTATCATGGTGGTAAACTTTAAAACGTACACGAGTTGTTTCAAATTCTTTTTGTATAGCTTGTATCCAGGTACTGATGTCGTTTTGATGTTGTAAATTGATGAGCGCGATATTTTTTGGAGGCGCTTGTAAATGGTTTTGTAAGTGATTGCTTTTGACCCGCTTTAGTAAAACAGAAGTCAATTTTGATGCAAATTCAGGGAAAAGAGAAGTTAAATGAAAATAATCTTTTTCATCAAGTTCTAATACTACAGAAGGACGCATGGCATAAGCGGTTGCCATTCTGGGATCATTACTAAAAAATGCAAACTCTCCTATGGGTTCTGCTTCTGCGATATCTCCAAGTTTTTGAACAACATTATCAATTTCTGAAATAATACGAAACCTGCCTGACAGAACTATGTACATGGTTTTGTTATAGTCCCCTTGTCTGAAAAGTGTATCACCGGTTTCAAAATGTAAAACCTTACCCTCTTGAAGCATTTGTTGGAGTAAGGCGTCACCAATATCATCAAAAACTTTTGAAAGTACTTTTAAATAATGAATATCAGGAGTTGAAGAGTACGCCATAAAGTGATTTTAAGTAATAATGTGGTCAAATGCAGAATAGTTACTAGTAAAGATAAAAAATCTAGATGTTTACAATATCATAAATTTCCTTTTTTAAGGAGTCAAAATCTATGGGTTTTGTAAAAAATCCTTTAGCGCCTGAACTCATGGCTCGTTCATAGTTTTCACTATCACCATAAGCCGATATCATACTCACCTTGATATTGGGAAACTCCGCTTTGACTTTGTCCAACAATTCAAGTCCTGTCATACCTGGCATATTGATGTCCGAAAAAATGTACATTACCTCAGGCGGCTTATGACCTCTTAATATTTCTAATGCTTCCTGACCTGAAAAGGCAAATACTAATTCGAGATCACCATTTCGGATTTCTTTTCTGAGTTTTTGTCTGAAGAGAATTTCGATGTCGTTTTCATCATCTACTATAAGGAATTTCATCTTTTTAATTTTTTAGGTTCGTAATTATATGTATAAAGTAATCGTAAATGTAGTGCCAGTATCTTTTTTTGATTCAACTGAAATGTTGCCACCATGTGCTTTCACAATATCATAACTCAAACTCAATCCCAATCCTGTTCCCTGCCCTGTAGGTTTGGTAGTAAAGAAAGGCTGAAATATTTTATCCTTGATAGAGTCGGGAATGCCGTCGCCGTTATCTTTAACAGCGATTAGCAGATGGTTGTTAGCTATTAGCTGCGTGGTGACGGATACCATAGGTTGATATCCTTCTTCTCCTTTTTTACTTCTTTCATGCACTGCGTAAAAGGCGTTGGTGATAAGGTTAAGGAACACCCGGCCCATATCTTGTGGGATAACGTCGATATTTGGGAGCATGGTATCAAAATCTGTAATCAATTCCGCATTAAAATCCTTGTTTTTAGCACGTAAACCATGATAAGCTAGCCGCAAATATTCATCAGCTAGAGTGTTGATGTCGGTAGACTCTTTTGTACCTGAGCTTTTGCGGGAGTGCTCGAGCATGCCCTTGACTATACTGCTTGCCCGTTTGCCATGGTGGTTGATTTTTTCCTGGTTTTGGCTTAAATCGCCAATAATTTCACTTACATATTCTTTATCTTTTTCAGGTATTTCGAGCTTTTCAACTTCTTCCTTCAGCTCTTTGGCAAGATCTACACTGAGCTCTGAAAAATTATTCACAAAGTTGAGAGGGTTTTGTATCTCGTGGGCAATGCCTGCGGTGAGTTCTCCCAATGATGCCATTTTTTCAGACTGGATGAGTTGGGCTTGGGTAGATTTTAAATTGGTCAATGTTGAAGCTAAAACTGCATTTGCCTTTTGCTTTTGCCGATTGTTGCGGTAAAGAATAAAACCAATGATAGAAAGAACCGCAAGTGCTGCAAGAAAAGCATAGGTTCTATTTTTTGATTGAGTTTCTATTTGCTGCTTTTCCAATTCCCGCAAACGGGCGGCTTCGCTGAGTAACACACTCTGAAAGTTGGCAAGGTTCTTGTATTTTTCTTTATTCCACGCATCTCTTGTAGTGAGGGTAAGCCCTTGGTATTTTAAAACACTATCTGGCTGATTGTTGAGCAAATACGCTTTGTATAATACCTCGTAAACTCCTCCGTCTCTAAACCATTTCGTATTTATCAATCCTGGCTCAGAACCTACTTCGTATGCTTTTTTGGCATAGTAAAGGGAAGAATCTTTAACCCCACTATTCTGATGTACCGAGGACAGAGTTCTATATACGAGTAACAACATACGCCTGTTAGTTTCCTTATATTCGGTAGCAACTTGCAGTGCCTGATAGAGATACTTTTTCCCCATTTTATCATTCTTCGCCTTAAAGTTCATACGTGCCAGAGTTAAGATAGGGGAGCTCTTCCATCCACTATTGATCTGTTCGAAAAACTTCATTGACTTCTGTGCATATACTTCCACAGAATCAAGTTGGTCTTCATCAAAGTACTGACTTGCAATTGTAGTCGAAGCAGCAGCTATTCTAAAATCATTTTTGGTTAATGACGATACTCTTATAGCTTCTTTATATTGAAAAATGGCCTGTTCTGTATTTACTGTTTCTTCCATTAATTGCCCATACTGTTGATGGGCAAAACCCGATCTAATTAATCTATATTCGGCAGGTGTTCTATTGCCCAAACCATACGCATTTTTTTCGGAAGCGGGGTTTTGAAAAATTTCAAATGCTTGTAATAAAACTTTCAGTGTTGCTGCATATTCTCCTTTTTGATTTAATGCGTATGCCTGAATAGTCAAAAAATATCCTTCGTGTAATGACTGCTTATTTTTTCTGGCAATAGACAAACCTTTTGTCGTATAAAATAGCATAGAGTCATAATTTGATGCCTGATAGTAATTTGCAATCTCTGCAAATGAGCTTAACCTAATGGAGTCGTGGGTAGCGGTATGGAGTGCATTCCTTAGGCTGTCAATATTGGATTGTTGGGCAAATCCAATTCTGCTTATAAGGGCGAGGAGGAGGACAAGGGTGAGGTTTTTCATGGTTGATTGGTTTTAGAAATTTGCAAATCTGCCATAAGGCGTTCACGCTCCAACTCGGCTTTTAGTTCAGCTTCTGAAGGCAAATACAGAAGGTATTTTGTGGCGAAAAGTTGCTGACTTTCGCTCAATACTGAATATTTTACAACCGCTTCTGTTTTTTCAGAACATAAAATAATACCAATCGTTGGGTTGTCTCCTTCTGTTTTATGGATGTCTTCATACATCCGCACATACATATCCATTTGCCCAATATCTTGGTGCTTCAATCTACCCACTTTGAGGTCAACCAACACAAAACATTTGAGTATATAATTGTAGAAAACCAGATCAATAAAGAAATCCTCCTCATCTGCCCGAATGTATTTTTGGCGAGCCACGAAAGAGAATCCATTACCCAATACCAATAAAAACGTTTGTAGGTTGTCAATCAACAATTGTTCTAACTCACTTTCGTAGAGTTTATGGTCGGGTTTAACATTCAAAAACTCCAATACGTAAGGGTTTTTGATGAAATCTAAGGGGGAATTTTCAATCGAAGCCACTTTTTCAATGGCTTCTTTATCTTGTGTCGCCAACAAACGGTCATAATAAAAAGCATTGATTTGTCGGTCTAAGGCACGGGTATTCCAACCGCTTTTGATGGTTTCTTGCTCATAAAAAACTCTTGCAGACTGATTTTGGACTCGCATCAATAATTTGTAATGTGTCCAAGTCAATTCTCTCCGCAATGCGGAGAGAATTGGAAACTCTTTGTAAAACTGCCTATAATTCCAAAGGCTGGGTTTAGAAAAACCTGTTCCATATTCTCTTTGAAGCCTTTGAGCCAATTCTGCAATTAGATATTTACCATACTCAGCACGTTCTTTGCCTTGTTGTTCTTCTTCCACAATTAATTGCCCAAGTTCCCAATAGGTTTTTACCATACTGACATTCACTGCATTAAATGCGGTCGCACGTCCACTTTCTATGATATGCCGTGCTTCTGAATGTAGATTTTCTATGTTTTTTATTAATTCCATTTTTAGTTTAGTTTATAAAAGGTAATCTCACAATAAACTCACTTCCTTCGCCTTCTCTTGTTTCTACTTCCAAAGTCCCGCCATGCCCTTTGGTAATAATATCATAAGCCAGACTCAAACCTAAACCTGTGCCTTGACCCGTGGGTTTGGTGGTAAAGAAGGGTTGGAATATTTTATCGAGGATTTTTTGAGGAATACCGTTGCCGTTGTCTTTTACCGCTATCTCCAGATGTTTATCAGCTGTTAGTTGGGTAGTGATGGATACGGTGGGTTTGTAATCTAAATCTGTCAAATTCGCATCGCCAGATTGCTTTGCCAAATTTAACAGATTGGCTCTCTCATTTACAGCATAAAAGGCGTTGTTGATAAGATTGAGCAGGACTCTGCCGATGTCTTGTGGGATGATGTCTATCTTCGGTAGATTGGGGTCAAAATGGGTTTCCATGGTGGCATTGAAGGATTTGTCTTTAGCTCTTAAACCATGGTAGGCCAGGCGTAGATATTCGTCACAAAGGGCATTGATGTCGGTGGCTTCTTTTGTACCGGTGCTAGTGCGGGAGTGTTCGAGCATACCATTGACGATATTGCTTGCTCGTTTGCCGTGGTGGTTGATTTTGGTTAAATTTTCTTTGATATCAGTCAAAATTTCATTTTCCAGCTCCTCGTTCCTAGCTCCCTTTTCCTTGCTCCGTTCTTCAAATACTTCTTCTATCAATTCATTACTTACTTCACTGAAATTATTGACAAAGTTCAATGGGTTTTGGATCTCATGTGCGATACCTGCGGTGAGTTCTCCGAGCGATGCCATTTTTTCGGATTGGATTAGTTGGGCTTGGGTGGATTTTAAATCTGTCAGCGATTTTTCTAATTCTTGTGTCCTTTCAGTTACCTGTTCTTCTAGTAGCACATTCTGACGTTCAAGCAATTCCTTTTTTTCTTCTGACATCTGTACCACCTGCTTTGCATTTTCCTGCACATCATGATTGATTTCTCTGAAACGCATGACCACATAGATCATCAACGAAAAAGGAAAGGAAAGGCATGAAACAAGTATTAAATAATAAGTATAAATATACTTCTCAAGAAAACTCTGGGAAATAAACCCAATCAATAAAATTGTGACCAACAAGAATAGTGGAATCATTAATCCAATTACAATGGCCCATTGGGCTCCCTTGAGCGCTTTCCATGAAGTAACTACATAATAGACACTGGAAATGATTAATAGTAAAAGGAATAAACCGCCTATAATTTCGTTTATTTTTTGACCAGGTACAATCAAGTCTGAAATCGTGATTATTACATAAAAAATAACAAGAATAAAGCTGATAATGACATATCGGGAAAACCTACGTTTAAAAATACGGGCCAAAATGAACGGTATTGACATGAAGTACAATAGCGAAAATGTACTTTGCACTAGATTACAAACCCACAGCCAGACATAGGAAATGCCGCCATAAGCAATACCATTGTTTAATGCAAAGGATTGTGTAATCAAAAAAATAGTGAGAAAGCTTGATGCAAGTGAAAAAAACAACAGATTTTTTTCATTTCGGTTCTGAAAGAATAACAACCAGAACAGAAAGCTTAATACGGCACTGAAAGCACCAACTATTGTCCAAACGAAGACCTCATCATTAATAGCTTGCGGGACTAATCTGTTATAATACTTTGGGACCACAACTCTTATCATGTCTCTAAGTCCAACCGTTTTAGCCTTTAATTCATGAGGTGGAAATGGTGATAGATAATCCACCACATGCAGCGAAACGGTGTATTCTTTACCGGGCTTTAAGTTAACCTGTACCGGTAGAATGTTGCCTGCAAACTTGTTTTCCATGTAGGGGGCGCCATTGAGTCCTGTGTTACCAAAGGAAGCAATCTTTTTACCATCAATATACAAATCTGAAGCGGCCCAGGTACTTATTTTAAAACCGAAAAATGTTTCTCCAAAGGTACTATCAGGAATAATTTTTATTCTGAACCAACCTTCCAGCCTACCTTCTTTATCTGCCATCTTTTCGGTGAGTTCGGTAGGCATCAGTCTTTTCCAGCCTGACAACTCAATATCCTTTTTAGCCCAGGCAGTATCATTACCCTGTTTAAAATACCATCCTTTCATTTCGCTGATGAAAATTTGCATACTATCCTTATCAAGCATGTTTTGTTTAAGCAGCAATGTTGTATCCTGAGCCGTGCAAAAATGAATACATACAAACAAAAGAAACGTTAGAATTTTGATTGACTTCATATTGATGATTTAATGGGTTGGTATCTGAGTGATAAATGTCGTCCCCTCTCCCTCTTTTGTTTCTACTTCCAAAGTCCCGCCATGCCCTTTGGTAATAATATCATAAGCCAGACTCAAACCTAAACCTGTGCCTTGACCCGTGGGTTTGGTGGTAAAGAAGGGTTGGAATATTTTATCGAGGATTTTTTGAGGAATACCGTTGCCGTTGTCTTTTACCGCTATCTCCAGATGTTTATCAGCTGTTAGTTGGGTAGTGATGGATACGGTGGGTTTGTAATCTAAATCTGTCAAATTCGCATCGCCAGATTGCTTTGCCAAATTTAACAGATTGGCTCTCTCGTTGACAGCATAGAATGCGTTGGTGATGAGGTTTAGCATGACTCTGCCGATATCTTGTGGGATGACATCAATCTTCGGAAGGTTGGGGTCAAAATGGGTTTCCATGGTGGCATTGAAGGATTTGTCTTTTGCTCTTAAACCATGGTAGGCAAGGCGTAGATATTCGTCACAAAGGGCATTGATGTCGGTGGCTTCTTTTGTACCGGTGCTGGTGCGTGAGTGCTCGAGCATGCCTTTTACAATGTCGGAGGCACGTTTGCCATGGTGGTTGATTTTAGTTAAATTTTCTTTGATATCAGTCAAAATTTCATTTTCCAGCTCCTCGTTCCTCGCTCCCTTCTCCTTGCTCCTTTCTTCCAAAATTTCTTCTATCAATTCATTACTGACTTCTGAAAAATTATTGACAAAGTTCAACGGATTCTGTATCTCATGTGCAATGCCGGCTGTGAGCTCTCCCAGACTTGCCATTTTTTCGGATTGGATTAGTTGGGCTTGGGTGGATTGTAATTTTTGAATAGTGTAAACAAGTCTTTCATTTTTTAAGGCCAATTGTCTATTAGTCTTTCTTTTGTTTGAATAAAAAACTACCAGCCCAATTACAAATAGTGCCAGCAAAGCCACAATACCATATAGATAATACTTTATTTTTTGATTTGTTTTGTTCTTTGCATCCAATAATACAATGGCATTTTCCGATTCCTGCATTTTCTGTTCTGTTTCAAAATTGAGTGAACGGTTATCATTTTGTTCGGCGACCAATTGTTCTTTTAGTAAAAATGCTTCTTTCATTGTTTTGTATGCTTCCTGTGTATTGCCATTTGCTGTGTATGCCTCAGCCAATAAAGAAAGTTCTTCAATCAATAGGTTGACATTGTTTAATACTCTAATTTCTTTGTTCTCACTTTGCAATATTGTTATAGCATCATTTGCTTTACCTTTCTTAATCAGAATGGTAGCTTTATAAAAACCAGTTAGCAGTTCACCATAAGAACTTATGATGCCAAGATTGAATGAATCTTTAAGTTGAATAGATTTGTTGATATTGATCAAAGCTGAATCCAAAACATTTTTACTGATATAGTCTGCTGCTTTTTCCTGATAATAGTGAGCATATATTGCTGGCTGTTCATTATATTCTTTCATATACTTTAGCGCAGTATCATAATAGCTGCTGCTATTGTTACTTTTTTCAAGAGTTTTGCACCTTGCCAATTGTAAAAATATGTAGGGTACATCTGTCATCAGCATAGGCTCATCGAGTTGGTTGTAAAATTTTATTGCTTCATTAAGATACCCTATGGCAATGTTTGGCTTTTTTTGTTCAATATAATAACTCCCTAAAACTGCAAACCTGTTAACTTTGCCGGAAATGCCAAAAGATGTTGCGCCAAGATGGATGTTGTAATCTTTCTGGCTATTATTTAAGAAGGCAATTGATTTGAGTTGATAGTACTTTGCTTTTTCAATCAGGCCCAACTTATTATAAGAAGAAGCAAGCACAGTGTATACTATAGAAACAGCTTCAGAGTCTTGTACACTCAAATATTTTTTTTCAGACGCAGTAAAGTATTCAATGCATTCATTTAGTTTACCTGAATTTCTAAAAGGGTGGCGGATATTCCGGAGTATACTTAAATAATTATAGTGCCCATATTTTGATTTACTATTTTCATTCTGTGTCAACCATTGTTGCATAACTGCAATAGCTTTTTCATTTGAAGCAGGTGTATTTTTGTTTATAAGAGCGTAGAAATAGATCGTCGCTATATCATGATAATCATCTTCGTCAACTTTATTTTTCAATTGCCTAATTTTGGTCATCACATCATCTGTCAACAATATATCTTCTTCGCATTTATAGAGCCACTCAAAAACCTTATATATAATATTGGTGTCAGCAGGGGACTTGATGTTATTAAGATAGATAGTTAAAGAATCAACTGGCTTAGTTTTTTGTCCTGTTACTGAAGATGTAAAAAATAGCAGCAGGACTACTGATTGTATAATAGGTTTCAAATGTTTAATCATTTGGAGAGTTGTTTTTTAATTTGTTAATCTTACTAATGGCAATTCTATTATAAAAATTGATCCTTCATCGTTATTATTATCCACTTTCAACTCCCCACCATGTGCCTTCACAATATCATACGCCAAAGACAATCCCAAACCCGTGCCTTGGCCTGTTGGCTTGGTAGTGAAGAAAGGTTGAAATATTTTGTCTTTAATCGTGTCGGGAATGCCGGAGCCATTGTCTGAGATAGAGATTTGAATGCTTTCATTTTTGCTCTGCTCACCCCCGGGCCCTAAAGGGGTGATCATCCCTTTTGTTCTCACAGATACTTTTGGCTCGTATGTAAAATCTGTCAAATTCGCATCGCCAGATTGCTTTGCCAAATTTAACAGATTGGCTCTCTCGTTGACAGCATAGAATGCGTTGGTGATGAGGTTTAGCAGGACTCTGCCGATATCTTGAGGGATGACATCTATCTTCGGTAGATTGGGGTCAAAATGGGTTTCCATGGTGGCATTGAAGGATTTGTCTTTCGCTCTTAAACCATGGTAGGCCAGGCGTAAATATTCGTCACAAAGGGCATTGATATCGGTGGCTTCTTTTGTACCGGTGCTAGTGCGGGAGTGTTCGAGCATACCTTTGACGATATTGCTTGCTCGTTTGCCGTGGTGGTTGATTTTGGTTAAATTTTCTTTGATATCAGTCAAAATTTCATTTTCCAGCTCCTCGTTCCTAGCTCCCTTCTCCTTGCTCCGTTCTTCAAATACTTCTTCTATCAATTCATTACTTACTTCACTGAAATTATTGACAAAGTTCAATGGGTTTTGTATCTCATGGGCGATGCCGGCTGTGAGCTCTCCTAGACTTGCCATCTTTTCTGATTGGATGAGTTGGGCTTGGGTGGAGCGCAATAATTCTAAATTATGTTCGGCCATTTCTCTTTGCATTTTTTCAAGATGGTTTAATTTCCTGATTTTTTTATTGTTCCACCATTGGATTCCAAAAGCGGCCAATACAAAGGTCAACAAACCTATAAAAATATACTTTGCCCTAAGGGAGGCAGATTCAATTTCTCTTTTTTGGAGTAAAAAGACTTGTTCTTTTTGGTCAATAAGTAATTTTTGAAGATTCATAAATTTTTCAACACCTTGTACATTATCTTTAAACTGACTTTCCTTATTTCTAAAATAAAGTGCTCTTTCAAAATTTACTTTAGAAGTATAATGATTTGCCAATAAATGACTTAATTCCATAGCATTTTTATAATATTTATATGCAATGGCTATGTTATATGCTTTTTCAGTATGTATAATAGCAGAATCCAGTAGATTAACTTTATTATAATATTCCCCTTTTAATTGATGTCCGTGCATAATGGTTCTGGTATTTTGTATATTTATAGCTGCATTAATGGTACGATTGATGTAAAGAATAGAGCTATCTAATTGATTGTTGACTAAGTATGCACGAGCTACCTTTGACAATGCGATAGGTGTTCCTCCTATGTTTTTACGTTCCTGAACCAAGTGAAGTAATTTGACTGAAGCCTGTAGTTCTGATTTTTTCATACCCTGTAAGTTATAAAGGTCAGCTAAAAACAAACGAGCCAAATGCTCTTGAGAGTAATCATTAATATTTTTTGCCTCCATTAATGCTTTTGAGAGAATACTTTCAGCCTGTTTAAAATTTTTTAAATCAATATTTAATAACCCTTTTACTATATTACTGCCTATGATGCCAGATTGCAGATTATTTTTTGTCGCTATCGAATCAATAATTTTTACTGTG
The sequence above is drawn from the Saprospiraceae bacterium genome and encodes:
- a CDS encoding histidine kinase is translated as MSIPFILARIFKRRFSRYVIISFILVIFYVIITISDLIVPGQKINEIIGGLFLLLLIISSVYYVVTSWKALKGAQWAIVIGLMIPLFLLVTILLIGFISQSFLEKYIYTYYLILVSCLSFPFSLMIYVVMRFREINHDVQENAKQVVQMSEEKKELLERQNVLLEEQVTERTQELEKSLTDLKSTQAQLIQSEKMASLGELTAGIAHEIQNPLNFVNNFSEVSNELIEEVFEERSKEKGARNEELENEILTDIKENLTKINHHGKRASNIVNGMLEHSRTSTGTKEATDINALCDEYLRLAYHGLRAKDKSFNATMETHFDPNLPKIDIIPQDIGRVLLNLINNAFYAVNERANLLNLAKQSGDANLTDLDYKPTVSITTQLTADKHLEIAVKDNGNGIPQKILDKIFQPFFTTKPTGQGTGLGLSLAYDIITKGHGGTLEVETREGEGSEFIVRLPFIN
- a CDS encoding GHKL domain-containing protein, with the protein product MLFYTTKGLSIARKNKQSLHEGYFLTIQAYALNQKGEYAATLKVLLQAFEIFQNPASEKNAYGLGNRTPAEYRLIRSGFAHQQYGQLMEETVNTEQAIFQYKEAIRVSSLTKNDFRIAAASTTIASQYFDEDQLDSVEVYAQKSMKFFEQINSGWKSSPILTLARMNFKAKNDKMGKKYLYQALQVATEYKETNRRMLLLVYRTLSSVHQNSGVKDSSLYYAKKAYEVGSEPGLINTKWFRDGGVYEVLYKAYLLNNQPDSVLKYQGLTLTTRDAWNKEKYKNLANFQSVLLSEAARLRELEKQQIETQSKNRTYAFLAALAVLSIIGFILYRNNRQKQKANAVLASTLTNLKSTQAQLIQSEKMASLGELTAGIAHEIQNPLNFVNNFSELSVDLAKELKEEVEKLEIPEKDKEYVSEIIGDLSQNQEKINHHGKRASSIVKGMLEHSRKSSGTKESTDINTLADEYLRLAYHGLRAKNKDFNAELITDFDTMLPNIDVIPQDMGRVFLNLITNAFYAVHERSKKGEEGYQPMVSVTTQLIANNHLLIAVKDNGDGIPDSIKDKIFQPFFTTKPTGQGTGLGLSLSYDIVKAHGGNISVESKKDTGTTFTITLYI
- a CDS encoding response regulator; amino-acid sequence: MKFLIVDDENDIEILFRQKLRKEIRNGDLELVFAFSGQEALEILRGHKPPEVMYIFSDINMPGMTGLELLDKVKAEFPNIKVSMISAYGDSENYERAMSSGAKGFFTKPIDFDSLKKEIYDIVNI
- a CDS encoding two-component sensor histidine kinase, with product MQESENAIVLLDAKNKTNQKIKYYLYGIVALLALFVIGLVVFYSNKRKTNRQLALKNERLVYTIQKLQSTQAQLIQSEKMASLGELTAGIAHEIQNPLNFVNNFSEVSNELIEEILEERSKEKGARNEELENEILTDIKENLTKINHHGKRASDIVKGMLEHSRTSTGTKEATDINALCDEYLRLAYHGLRAKDKSFNATMETHFDPNLPKIDVIPQDIGRVMLNLITNAFYAVNERANLLNLAKQSGDANLTDLDYKPTVSITTQLTADKHLEIAVKDNGNGIPQKILDKIFQPFFTTKPTGQGTGLGLSLAYDIITKGHGGTLEVETKEGEGTTFITQIPTH
- a CDS encoding DUF1016 family protein — translated: MELIKNIENLHSEARHIIESGRATAFNAVNVSMVKTYWELGQLIVEEEQQGKERAEYGKYLIAELAQRLQREYGTGFSKPSLWNYRQFYKEFPILSALRRELTWTHYKLLMRVQNQSARVFYEQETIKSGWNTRALDRQINAFYYDRLLATQDKEAIEKVASIENSPLDFIKNPYVLEFLNVKPDHKLYESELEQLLIDNLQTFLLVLGNGFSFVARQKYIRADEEDFFIDLVFYNYILKCFVLVDLKVGRLKHQDIGQMDMYVRMYEDIHKTEGDNPTIGIILCSEKTEAVVKYSVLSESQQLFATKYLLYLPSEAELKAELERERLMADLQISKTNQP
- a CDS encoding patatin-like phospholipase family protein, giving the protein MAYSSTPDIHYLKVLSKVFDDIGDALLQQMLQEGKVLHFETGDTLFRQGDYNKTMYIVLSGRFRIISEIDNVVQKLGDIAEAEPIGEFAFFSNDPRMATAYAMRPSVVLELDEKDYFHLTSLFPEFASKLTSVLLKRVKSNHLQNHLQAPPKNIALINLQHQNDISTWIQAIQKEFETTRVRFKVYHHDNISKENYDEAFVSIENNEGLNFMVCSENEPEWTNKCLMYADLIIIATDFYASNQLYKIERDHLLYQNNILNKKIYLLLLHPENASQPEGTSKWLKDRKLDLHIHFRKNNIVDVGRFCRIVRNQAVGLVLGGGGAKGFAHIGAVKAVLDTGIPVDILGGTSAGALYGLAISFCDFDYQKIEFHTEQAAKKRLISNDLTIPIISLLSGKKLVHHLKYLFGDTQIEDFWISSYCVSSNFSTSSVSIHKSGLAQQRVLASIAIPGVFPPVIIDKELHVDGGVVDNLPIEPMYSYPVGHVIAIALSGPSVRLTDIKEIPSASTLFWDKLLKRKKYRLPGMTSIIINSLTLNSTLRQKQNKSEATLYIELDLKGVSFLDDTKWRDILKKGYDQMNHFLQNLNPKEKFWTSDTSGIENTIEQYTK